The following coding sequences lie in one Musa acuminata AAA Group cultivar baxijiao chromosome BXJ1-8, Cavendish_Baxijiao_AAA, whole genome shotgun sequence genomic window:
- the LOC135588339 gene encoding wall-associated receptor kinase-like 14: MLLLRHSRHRLLFFFLFLADLVVAVLAVVSARAPEDCKRTCGSYTAPYPFGFSVGCPIRLECFNPSKSSVRIGEFTVRNITDDSLLVDVPPACNRSIDAVKSLFGHNYALTERNGLFLSNCTPVANKSLSERCAVNTILFDGSCGPRYDNATCFYNATREGFFDEDSVAASGCSFFFTSIGYDDVGGASVPSLNLRTAELAWWLNGTCRCSANASCTAVMAPVTHMPGFRCRCSEGFQGDGFIGGQGCRKVSKFNQRCNPTRYMTGDCGGSTSRYGVLVGGIIAGASAMAALVLVCCFIKRHSSSMRKRKSMRRLLCEASCTVPLYSYKDIEKATNGFSEDQILGTGAYGTVYAGKFSNHRLVAVKKIKNRDHDSIEQVINEIRLLSSVSHPNLVRLLGCCVEQGEQILVYEYMPHGTLAQHLQRERGPALPWTVRLAIATETAKAIAYLHSAVHPPIYHRDIKSSNILLDFNYNSKVADFGLSRMGMTETSHISTAPQGTPGYVDPQYHQNFHLSDKSDVYSFGVVLVEIITALKAVDFSRAQSEVNLAALAIDKIGGGRVEEIIDPYLEPHRDAWTLASIRKVAELAFRCLAFHRDMRPSMIEVADELEQIKLSGWAPTDDGMFLSTASSFCSSPSSCNEKPRAASKSKRLVLVNSMREEAEVESPVSVHDPWFSEQSSPSANSLLGNVIH, encoded by the exons ATGCTTCTTCTGCGACACAGCCGCCATCGtctactcttcttcttcctcttcctcgcggATTTGGTGGTCGCTGTACTCGCGGTAGTCTCGGCACGAGCCCCCGAGGACTGCAAGAGAACCTGCGGCTCCTACACGGCCCCGTATCCCTTCGGATTCTCCGTCGGATGTCCAATCCGTCTCGAGTGTTTCAACCCCTCGAAATCCTCCGTCCGAATCGGAGAATTCACAGTGCGGAACATCACGGACGACAGCCTCCTGGTCGACGTCCCCCCGGCGTGCAACCGCTCCATCGACGCAGTCAAGAGCCTGTTCGGCCACAACTACGCCTTGACCGAGAGGAACGGCCTGTTTCTCAGCAACTGTACGCCCGTGGCTAACAAGAGCTTGTCGGAGAGGTGCGCCGTCAACACCATCCTGTTCGACGGCAGCTGCGGGCCTCGATATGACAACGCTACCTGCTTCTACAACGCCACCAGGGAAGGTTTCTTCGACGAGGACAGCGTCGCAGCCTCtggctgcagcttcttcttcACGTCCATCGGGTACGACGACGTGGGCGGTGCGTCGGTGCCGTCGCTGAACCTCCGCACCGCGGAGCTGGCGTGGTGGCTCAACGGAACGTGCCGGTGCTCCGCCAACGCGAGTTGCACGGCGGTTATGGCTCCGGTGACCCATATGCCGGGCTTCCGGTGCCGCTGCTCGGAGGGATTCCAAGGCGACGGATTCATCGGCGGCCAAGGCTGTCGAAAAG TGTCCAAATTCAATCAAAGATGCAATCCTACGAGGTACATGACAGGGGACTGCGGTGGATCTACCAGCAGATATGGTGTTCTTGTTGGag GCATCATCGCCGGAGCTTCTGCAATGGCGGCCTTGGTTCTCGTTTGTTGCTTCATCAAACGCCACTCTTCTTCGATGAGAAAGCGGAAGAGCATGAGACGGCTGCTATGCGAAGCATCGTGCACCGTTCCCCTCTATTCCTACAAAGACATCGAGAAGGCCACCAATGGCTTCTCGGAGGACCAGATACTGGGCACCGGCGCTTACGGAACAGTATACGCCGGCAAGTTCAGCAACCACCGGCTGGTGGCCGTCAAGAAGATCAAGAACCGCGACCACGACAGCATCGAACAGGTCATCAACGAGATCAGGCTCCTCTCCTCGGTGAGCCACCCCAACCTGGTCCGTCTCCTCGGGTGCTGCGTAGAGCAAGGAGAGCAGATCCTCGTGTACGAGTACATGCCCCATGGCACGCTGGCTCAGCACCTGCAGAGGGAGCGAGGGCCTGCGCTGCCTTGGACCGTCCGCCTCGCCATTGCCACCGAGACCGCCAAGGCCATCGCGTACCTTCATTCGGCGGTTCATCCTCCGATATACCACCGAGATATCAAGTCCAGCAACATACTGCTAGATTTCAACTACAACTCCAAGGTTGCAGACTTTGGCCTCTCGAGGATGGGCATGACGGAGACGTCGCACATCTCGACGGCGCCGCAGGGGACCCCGGGCTACGTGGATCCCCAGTACCACCAGAACTTCCATCTCTCGGACAAGAGCGACGTCTACAGCTTCGGCGTCGTGCTGGTGGAGATCATCACCGCGCTGAAGGCCGTGGACTTCAGCAGGGCGCAGAGCGAGGTGAACTTGGCGGCGCTAGCGATCGATAAGATCGGCGGAGGGCGCGTCGAAGAGATCATAGACCCGTACCTCGAGCCGCACAGAGATGCTTGGACGCTGGCTTCCATTCGCAAGGTGGCTGAACTGGCATTCAGATGCCTTGCCTTCCACAGGGACATGAGGCCCTCCATGATAGAGGTAGCAGACGAGCTCGAACAGATCAAGCTCAGCGGGTGGGCGCCGACGGATGACGGCATGTTCTTGTCGACGGCGTCGTCCTTCTGCTCGTCCCCTTCGAGTTGCAACGAGAAGCCGCGCGCGGCATCGAAGAGCAAGAGGTTGGTGTTGGTGAACAGCATGAGAGAGGAAGCGGAAGTGGAGTCCCCTGTTTCTGTGCACGACCCATGGTTCAGTGAGCAGAGCTCTCCTTCCGCAAACAGCTTGTTGGGCAATGTGATCCATTGA
- the LOC103996496 gene encoding uncharacterized membrane protein At3g27390 isoform X2 encodes MPSPRLLAIFPAASPPRGRQRTKRFGSLLKVLILLLMPVPILLWPLSALIGTILAGLGFAIALPLMATFEAVREGVPNKLSECFTAGTWSSIKGGFTIVRDFKDICFHSYFSVMDGLLEAGGETIMVLRISQVPGYILAGILGMLIDVPMISLIVLYKVPIMLFKGWRQLIQDLIGRSGPFLESVCVPFAGLLILLWPVAVGLTSIAGILSSLSLGCYAAAVAYQENSTTSGILYVIAVISMFDEFTNDFLYLREGSCFPRPKYRKAAISRSASLPIKRAPTRDESFPLKRPLIKTASMKMQELKAIVIWDNFFMACESVGKELIRAGAIRISDLEEWQNSKNKTINIGIPSYVFLQCFVRSIKSGSVGFVMRDNVELTYINRPEGRVFDWLFEPMTLLKEQIKAANLESTEEEYLYKLALYCGDARMMTSCQNGGVAPADVVKRAQLEGLSRRLQGFSLTISRMPTFRRRLSRHYCKKPGRGYRKMRQHGGSSCGCHLRGQQQWPHDSSGFASRQGNIRQPVLQISSRGRLQCPVCWEKPSSPRLSILIIIIEAPFLPTHSYLSGIKKIEIVINNLQAV; translated from the exons ATGCCATCTCCTCGCCTTCTTGCCATTTTTcctgctgcttctcctcctcGCGGTCGTCAAAG GACAAAGAGATTTGGTTCATTGCTGAAGGTTCTTATACTGTTGCTGATGCCGGTTCCTATCCTACTATGGCCTCTTTCCGCATTGATTGGTACCATTTTAGCAGGATTAGGTTTTGCAATTGCGTTGCCACTAATGGCAACGTTTGAGGCTGTTAGGGAGGGCGTTCCAAATAAGTTATCTGAATGCTTCACG GCTGGTACCTGGAGCTCAATCAAAGGAGGGTTTACTATTGTGCGTGACTTTAAGGATATCTGTTTCCATTCCTACTTTTCGGTTATGGATGGATTGCTTGAGGCTGGTGGTGAAACAATAATGGTCTTAAG GATATCACAAGTACCCGGATACATATTGGCAGGAATCTTAGGTATGCTTATCGACGTGCCCATGATTAGCCTTATAGTACTGTATAAAGTACCCATCATGCTGTTCAAAGGATGGAGGCAGTTGATTCAAGATCTTATCGGACGGTCAGGTCCATTCTTGGAAAGTGTTTGTGTTCCTTTCGCTGGACTTTTGATTCTACTGTGGCCTGTGGCTGTTGGGTTGACATCTATAGCGGGAATTCTTTCAAGCTTGAGCCTTGGATGCTATGCTGCTGCTGTTGCATATCAG gaaaATTCTACAACGAGTGGAATTCTCTATGTTATAGCTGTAATATCTATGTTTGATGAGTTCACTAACGACTTCCTCTACCTTCGTGAAGGCTCATGCTTCCCAAG ACCTAAATATCGCAAGGCAGCTATTTCCCGCTCTGCATCACTTCCAATAAAGCGTGCACCAACACGAGATGAGTCTTTTCCTTTAAAACGTCCGTTGATTAAGACAGCTTCAATGAAGATGCAGGAACTGAAAGCCATAGTG ATATGGGATAACTTTTTCATGGCATGTGAGAGTGTTGGGAAAGAGCTTATTCGAGCTGGTGCTATACGTATATCAGATCTGGAAGAATGGCAAAATTCAAAGAACAAAACCATTAACATTGGGATACCTTCATACGTCTTTCTGCAGTGTTTTGTTCGTTCCATAAAGAGTGGTTCTGTTGGTTTTGTCATGC GAGACAATGTTGAACTCACATATATTAATAGGCCTGAGGGAAGAGTTTTTGACTGGCTTTTCGAGCCCATGACTCTTCTAAAAGAGCAAATCAAAGCTGCAAATCTAGAATCAACTGAAGAGGAATATCTTTACAAGCTGGCTCTTTATTGTGGTGATGCTCGAATGATGACTTCTTGCCAAAATGGTGGAGTGGCACCAGCCGATGTGGTCAAAAGAGCTCAGTTGGAGGGTTTAAGTAGAAG GTTGCAGGGTTTCAGTTTGACCATTTCGAGGATGCCAACCTTCAGGCGGCGGTTGTCAAGGCATTACTGCAAGAAGCCCGGCAGGGGTTACAGAAAAATG AGACAGCACGGTGGATCAAGCTGTGGATGTCATCTCCGAGGGCAGCAGCAGTGGCCGCATGATTCCTCTGGTTTTGCATCGAGACAAGGGAATATTAGGCAGCCTGTCCTACAGATTTCTTCGAGGGGCCGTCTTCAATGTCCTGTATGCTGGGAGAAGCCGTCAAGTCCTCGTCTCAGTATTCTAATCATCATCATCGAGGCCCCTTTCCTTCCTACCCATAGTTACCTATCTGGAATCAAGAAAATAGAGATCGTGATCAATAATCTTCAAGCCGTGTGA
- the LOC103996496 gene encoding uncharacterized membrane protein At3g27390 isoform X1, with translation MDVPEGLISRLCHLLAFLPFFLLLLLLAVVKAAFIAPIVFVTVLVGNTALILGLYPLHAVWTCYCIARTKRFGSLLKVLILLLMPVPILLWPLSALIGTILAGLGFAIALPLMATFEAVREGVPNKLSECFTAGTWSSIKGGFTIVRDFKDICFHSYFSVMDGLLEAGGETIMVLRISQVPGYILAGILGMLIDVPMISLIVLYKVPIMLFKGWRQLIQDLIGRSGPFLESVCVPFAGLLILLWPVAVGLTSIAGILSSLSLGCYAAAVAYQENSTTSGILYVIAVISMFDEFTNDFLYLREGSCFPRPKYRKAAISRSASLPIKRAPTRDESFPLKRPLIKTASMKMQELKAIVIWDNFFMACESVGKELIRAGAIRISDLEEWQNSKNKTINIGIPSYVFLQCFVRSIKSGSVGFVMRDNVELTYINRPEGRVFDWLFEPMTLLKEQIKAANLESTEEEYLYKLALYCGDARMMTSCQNGGVAPADVVKRAQLEGLSRRLQGFSLTISRMPTFRRRLSRHYCKKPGRGYRKMRQHGGSSCGCHLRGQQQWPHDSSGFASRQGNIRQPVLQISSRGRLQCPVCWEKPSSPRLSILIIIIEAPFLPTHSYLSGIKKIEIVINNLQAV, from the exons ATGGATGTCCCCGAAGGACTCATCTCCCGATTATGCCATCTCCTCGCCTTCTTGCCATTTTTcctgctgcttctcctcctcGCGGTCGTCAAAG CGGCTTTCATCGCGCCGATCGTGTTCGTCACTGTCTTGGTAGGGAACACCGCCTTGATCCTCGGGCTGTACCCGTTGCATGCCGTCTGGACCTGTTACTGTATCGCGAG GACAAAGAGATTTGGTTCATTGCTGAAGGTTCTTATACTGTTGCTGATGCCGGTTCCTATCCTACTATGGCCTCTTTCCGCATTGATTGGTACCATTTTAGCAGGATTAGGTTTTGCAATTGCGTTGCCACTAATGGCAACGTTTGAGGCTGTTAGGGAGGGCGTTCCAAATAAGTTATCTGAATGCTTCACG GCTGGTACCTGGAGCTCAATCAAAGGAGGGTTTACTATTGTGCGTGACTTTAAGGATATCTGTTTCCATTCCTACTTTTCGGTTATGGATGGATTGCTTGAGGCTGGTGGTGAAACAATAATGGTCTTAAG GATATCACAAGTACCCGGATACATATTGGCAGGAATCTTAGGTATGCTTATCGACGTGCCCATGATTAGCCTTATAGTACTGTATAAAGTACCCATCATGCTGTTCAAAGGATGGAGGCAGTTGATTCAAGATCTTATCGGACGGTCAGGTCCATTCTTGGAAAGTGTTTGTGTTCCTTTCGCTGGACTTTTGATTCTACTGTGGCCTGTGGCTGTTGGGTTGACATCTATAGCGGGAATTCTTTCAAGCTTGAGCCTTGGATGCTATGCTGCTGCTGTTGCATATCAG gaaaATTCTACAACGAGTGGAATTCTCTATGTTATAGCTGTAATATCTATGTTTGATGAGTTCACTAACGACTTCCTCTACCTTCGTGAAGGCTCATGCTTCCCAAG ACCTAAATATCGCAAGGCAGCTATTTCCCGCTCTGCATCACTTCCAATAAAGCGTGCACCAACACGAGATGAGTCTTTTCCTTTAAAACGTCCGTTGATTAAGACAGCTTCAATGAAGATGCAGGAACTGAAAGCCATAGTG ATATGGGATAACTTTTTCATGGCATGTGAGAGTGTTGGGAAAGAGCTTATTCGAGCTGGTGCTATACGTATATCAGATCTGGAAGAATGGCAAAATTCAAAGAACAAAACCATTAACATTGGGATACCTTCATACGTCTTTCTGCAGTGTTTTGTTCGTTCCATAAAGAGTGGTTCTGTTGGTTTTGTCATGC GAGACAATGTTGAACTCACATATATTAATAGGCCTGAGGGAAGAGTTTTTGACTGGCTTTTCGAGCCCATGACTCTTCTAAAAGAGCAAATCAAAGCTGCAAATCTAGAATCAACTGAAGAGGAATATCTTTACAAGCTGGCTCTTTATTGTGGTGATGCTCGAATGATGACTTCTTGCCAAAATGGTGGAGTGGCACCAGCCGATGTGGTCAAAAGAGCTCAGTTGGAGGGTTTAAGTAGAAG GTTGCAGGGTTTCAGTTTGACCATTTCGAGGATGCCAACCTTCAGGCGGCGGTTGTCAAGGCATTACTGCAAGAAGCCCGGCAGGGGTTACAGAAAAATG AGACAGCACGGTGGATCAAGCTGTGGATGTCATCTCCGAGGGCAGCAGCAGTGGCCGCATGATTCCTCTGGTTTTGCATCGAGACAAGGGAATATTAGGCAGCCTGTCCTACAGATTTCTTCGAGGGGCCGTCTTCAATGTCCTGTATGCTGGGAGAAGCCGTCAAGTCCTCGTCTCAGTATTCTAATCATCATCATCGAGGCCCCTTTCCTTCCTACCCATAGTTACCTATCTGGAATCAAGAAAATAGAGATCGTGATCAATAATCTTCAAGCCGTGTGA